Proteins found in one uncultured Desulfuromonas sp. genomic segment:
- a CDS encoding PilZ domain-containing protein — MNEKRHYARVNFVEQALLRYADHSQEVTLHDLSLKGALIELAQPVENDLTGSPCHLSLRLADSSIVLEFDAQVAHTEATAMGMTFTSMDSDSITHLRRLLELNTGNPEEIDRELSYMIQNR; from the coding sequence ATGAATGAAAAACGTCACTATGCTCGTGTCAATTTCGTTGAACAGGCTCTCCTGCGTTATGCTGATCACTCGCAGGAAGTCACCTTGCACGACCTCTCTCTTAAAGGGGCATTAATAGAACTGGCCCAACCTGTAGAAAACGATCTGACCGGCTCTCCATGTCACCTGTCGCTACGTCTGGCTGACAGCAGCATTGTTCTTGAATTTGACGCGCAGGTGGCTCATACAGAGGCAACAGCAATGGGCATGACCTTCACAAGCATGGACAGCGACAGCATTACGCATCTGCGCCGGTTGCTGGAACTCAATACCGGCAATCCGGAAGAGATTGATCGGGAACTGAGTTATATGATTCAGAACCGCTGA